In Quercus robur chromosome 10, dhQueRobu3.1, whole genome shotgun sequence, a genomic segment contains:
- the LOC126702416 gene encoding protein EMBRYO DEFECTIVE 1674, translating into MVNTRSNSVSAKAPDPNESPKPEIKYENPTISRTRTTSVVSSSLFKFVLLNDWWLEKPANGKGLAVGGFASLERVGTRIFRSAAISKRHDTVTLETADGISITICNFINSSRTHQNGFDLEVCNHFRFGFPYNWEEYAVGCSGDKHRASASNEFNMSSGDSANKNLPFSFNDLPVTRIRDLLLPSFGDPENCLLTNSIFNDILGKSKGKNVDSRSDETPVNQKKTKVYIKFDNDNSILNSRDLTKEEHQKASCHSEMATNVLASTRGVCTRSMTRLKNSGVKHEVVSSNCHGKSTKSASNVSHPTNSFGEDGVTLVTAVKRKVGRPRKSLSYLNK; encoded by the exons ATGGTGAATACAAGATCAAACTCGGTCTCTGCTAAAGCTCCAGACCCAAATGAATCACCAAAACCGGAAATAAAGTATGAGAACCCCACGATATCCCGAACCCGCACCACCTCCGTCGTCTCTTCCTCACTCTTCAAATTT GTTTTACTGAATGATTGGTGGCTGGAGAAGCCTGCTAATGGCAAGGGTTTAGCTGTTGGAGGGTTTGCTTCTTTAGA GAGAGTAGGAACAAGAATTTTTCGCTCTGCTGCAATTTCCAAGAGACATGATACCGTCACCCTTGAGACAGCAGATGGCATCAGCATTACAATCTGTAATTTCATAAATAGTTCTCGAACGCATCaaaatggctttgatttggag GTATGCAATCATTTCCGGTTTGGATTTCCTTATAACTGGGAGGAGTACGCTGTTGGTTGTTCCGGTGACAAACATAGGGCTTCGGCTTCTAATGAGTTCAACATGTCTTCAGGTGACAGTGCAAATAAAAATTTGCCATTTTCTTTCAATGATCTCCCAGTGACCAGAATACGTGATCTCTTACTGCCCTCTTTTGGAGACCCAGAAAATTGTTTGCTAACAAATAGCATTTTCAATGATATACTTGGAAAATCCAAGGGAAAAAATGTGGATTCTAGGTCAGATGAGACCCCAGTTAATCAAAAGAAGACTAAGGTTTATATTAAGTTCGACAATGATAATAGTATTTTGAATTCAAGGGATCTGACAAAAGAAGAACATCAGAAAGCCAGTTGTCATTCTGAGATGGCCACAAATGTCCTTGCCTCAACTAGAGGTGTTTGCACAAGAAGCATGACTAGATTGAAGAATTCTGGGGTGAAACATGAAGTTGTTTCATCAAACTGTCATGGTAAGAGTACAAAAAGTGCTTCAAACGTGAGTCATCCAACCAACTCATTTGGAGAGGATGGTGTAACCTTAGTAACTGCTGTTAAACGTAAAGTAGGAAGACCAAGAAAGAGTCTGAGCTATCTGAACAAATGA